GACCTCACGCTCCGTCCGCAGTACGAGGCGCCGTCGTATCGCGCCGCGGGGAAGCTGCACGGCAAGGCGGCGCTGATCACCGGCGGCGACTCGGGGATCGGCCGCGCGGTGGCGGTGCTCTACGCGCGCGAGGGCGCCGACGTCGCGATCGTGTACCTCCCCGTCGAGCAACGCGACGCCGACGAGACGAAGCGGGCGGTGGAGGCCGAGGGGCGCCGCTGCGTGCTGATCGCGGGCGACGTGACCGACGCGGCGTTCTGCCGCGAGGCGGTGGAGCGCACGGTGCGCGAGCTGGGGAAGCTCGACATCCTCGTCAACAACGCCGCGCACCAGAAGGACAAGGAGAGCATCGCGGACATCACCGACGAGGAATTCGAGAAGACGTTCCGCACGAACATCTTCGCGTACTTCTGGTTCGCGCGCGCGGCGCTGCCGCATCTGAGGCCGGGCTCGAGCATCATCAACACCGGTTCCGTAACCGGGCTCGAGGGTAGCAAGACGCTCCTCGACTACTCGGCGACGAAGGGCGCGATCCACGCTTTCACGAAATCTCTGGCGCAACAGCTCGTCGAGCGAAAGATTCGCGTGAACTGCGTGGCGCCGGGTCCGGTATGGACGCCGCTCAACCCGCAGTCGAAGCCCGCGGAGCAGGTGGCGGAGTTCGGGAAGGACACGCCCATGAAGCGACCCGCGCAGCCGGAGGAGATGGCGCCGGCTTTCGTGTTCTTCGCGTCGACGGCGGACTCGAGCTACATCACCGGCGAGGTGCTCGCGCTCCTGGGCGGGGAGACGACGGCTGGCTGAAGGACGCAGGACGGCACGGCAGCTCGTGGACGGCAGCTCGTGATGGAACGCGCCCCGCGGCCCGGCGGCGCGTTGCAGTGGCGGCCCGGTGCGGCATTCCGTGAGGGGTGGCGCCGGTCCGTTCGCAGGCGGCCTCGGGTGCAAATCGGCGCACGAGGCCGCCGACGGCCCGCAGTTTGCTCGCAGGGGCCGGCACGCACGCACGAGAGAGGCGGCGGGATCCTGCTCCGCGGCGACGCATGCTGGTCGCCGATGGGAGCGCAGTCCGGGGCACGAGCGTGGAGGGAACCACCATGGCCGGCAACGCGAACGGAAACACCAACGGGAACGGCGGGAAGAGCAAGCGCGGCTTCGCGTCGATGGATGCGAACCGCCAGCGCGAGATCGCCAGCAAGGGCGGCCGCGCCGCGCACGCCAAGGGGACCGCGCACGAGTGGTCGTCCGACGAGGCGCGCGTGGCCGGGCAGAAGGGCGGGATCGCGGTGAGCCGCGACCGCGCCCACATGGCCGCCATCGGGCGCGAGGGAGGCGAGTCGCGCAGCCGCGCGAGCCGCATCCAGCGCGAGCAGCAGCGTGGCGGCGTCTCGCCCGACCGCGAGATGCAGCGCATGGTCAGCCGTGAGACGAGCAGTCCGTCGGATCGCGGGCAGTCTGGCGGGAGCGGGCTGCGTCAGAACACGAGCACGGACGCGCGGGACCTCGACGCCCGCTAGGGCGCCGATCGCAGGACCCACCCGTCCGGCACGACGCGCCCGACCCGCGAGGCCGGCCGCCACGCACGCCGCCCCGTCGCGCTCCCCTCACCGGAGCGCGACGGGGCGGTGTGCATGCGGGGGTGTGGCCTGGCCGCGCGGCCAGTCTCACCGGGGCGAGGGGGTCTGTGACGTCCGTGCGGGGTGCGGCGTCCATGCTGCGGACGCGATGGCCGAGGCGTCCGGGCGACACCGTCGCGTGCTTGACACGGCAAGCTTCACCGCTACATTTCCCTGCGTCGGTTCGGCCCCGGCGACCAGTCGCGGGGCCGTTTTCGATCCCATCACGGGGCTGTAGCTCAGCTGGGAGAGCGCACCGTTCGCATCGGTGAGGTCAGGGGTTCGATCCCCCTCAGCTCCATAAATCGTACGGCAAGTTCGACGGTACGAGGCTTGCGATTCAGGATTACGCTGCCCGCCGCTGCTCGGTAGGACGGAGAGTTCCAATGACAGCGCGCGTGGCTAGCGTCACGTGACGCGAGAGGCCGAAGACTCACACGAGTCCTCGGCCTCTCGCATTTCCGGCCGTCTCGGTCCTCAGGGCTCGGCGGTGGCCGTGGCGGCGGCGCCGGTCAGCGTGGCGCCGAGGTCGGCCCGCATCGCAAACAGCAGCTCGGCCAGGAAGCGGTTCTCCTCCACCTCCGCGCGGCCGGAGAAGTCGTCCATCGCGCGGGAGCCGAGCGCGCCGAACCAGCGGACGATGGCGCTCTCCTTGACCGCGACGTCGAAGCGCCGGACGAGCAGCGTCTGCCCCGCGTCCGAGTCGCGCAGCGCGAGGCGCAGCAGCATCCCCTCGGCCTCGAACGGCCGGTTGAGGGTCCCGCTCATCAGGTGGCGGACGCCGAGGGGGATGTGCCACTCGGGGGCGCGCCGCCAGCGGACGTTCCAGCCGCGCTCGTGGGCGCCGCGCACGGCCGTCATCTCGCCGACCAGCTGGTCCATGCCGACGTCGAAGACCATGTAGTGGATCCGCGCGTCGGTCCGCAGCTGCACGGTGTCGGGCATCGGGCGCGCCGGGCCGTCGAGCGCCAGCAGCGCGCCGTCGGCGCGGGTGCGGAGACGCACGGTGAGGACGTCGTCGCGGAGCCGGAGCTCGAGCCAGCGCGCGCTCCCGCGGGCGTCGGTGAGCGCGAACGCCATCTTCGACGGGTGGACCCACTTCTCGACGTACGCCGCGAAGGCCGGCATCGTCGCCTTCAGCCGGCCGGTCTCGAAGCGGGCGCGGATGTCGACGACGCGCGAGCCGTCGGCCAGCGGGGTGCTCCGCGCCTCCTCGAGCGTCAGCAGGCGGCCGAGCGCGGCGGCGGTGCGGGGGAGGCCGGTGCGGAGGACTGGCCGGAGGTCGGCCTGCGGGCGTGCCAGCTGGGCGATGCCGAGGGTCATCGCGCTGGCGACGTCGCCCGCGCGCGCCCGGCCGACCGCGTGCTCGACCGCGGTGTTCCACTGCCACTCGCCGTCGCCGCCCATCCGCGCGAGGCGCATGACGTGGCGGGCGTCGCCGGGCTTGTCGGGCGCCGGGACGTCGGACGCCGCGCGGAAGGTGTAGCGCCGGCCGTCGGAGCTCCCCTCGAGCTGGAGCGTCCGCGTGCTGGCGGCCTGCCCGGTCCACACCGAGGTGTCGCCCCAGACCTTCGACGGCGAGAGGGCGTGGCGGGCGAGCTTGCCGCGCGCGGTGGTGAACTTGGCGTTCCGCTGCACGTCCACGAAGCGCACGCCCAGGCCGCCGAAGAAGTCCTCGACGTGCGCGCGCGCGGCCGCCGGCGAGGGGCCGAAGGCGCGCGCGGCCCCGTCGCACGACGCGACCGCGAGGCACGCGAGCGCGGCGGTCAGGGGGCGTGCGATGCGGCTCGTTTCGGCGGGCAGCGAATGGCTTCGGCGAGGCTCTGACAAGGGCGCGGCAGGGGACGGCGGGGGTTGCGACGGCTTTCGGGGCCGGGTACAATACTAAGCCTCGCGCGAGCTGTTCCGGTGCGCGCGGAGATCGCTGCCCCTTGGTGTAACTGGCAACACGTCTGACTCTGGATCAGAAGAGTCCTGGTTCGAGCCCAGGAGGGGCAATCGGAAGCCCGGCAACGACTTCGGTCGACGCCGGGCTTCTTCTTTTCGCCAACGACGGAACGCCCCGCATCAGCTCGTGATGCGGGGCGTTCCGTCGCTCGGTACGGTGAGCACGGAGGTCTTCAGCCGTCGATCTCCACCGTCAGCGCGCCGAGCTCGTCCGCCGCGAGCACGCGGTCGATGTCGAGCAGCAGCTTGACGCGCCCCTGCGACTTGCCGAGCCCCAGCAGGTACTCGGTGCGCACGCCCGAGCCGAAGCTCGGCGCGTCCTCGATCTCCGCCCCCGCGATCGCCGAGACCTCGCTCACCCGGTCCACCACGATGCCGACCGGCACCGCGCGGCCCGTGGGGCCCACCACTTCCACGACGATGATGCAGCGCACCGCCTCGGCCGCGGCCACCTCGGCCTCCGTGGCGCCGGCGAGGGCCTCGGCGGCGCTCGCCATGCCGAAGCGCTCCCGGAGGTCCATGATCGGGATGACCTTGCCGCGCAGGTTGATGACGCCGCGGATGAAGGCCGGGGTCCGCGGCACGCGCGTGATCGGCTGCAGGCCGATGATCTCCTGCACCTTCAGGATCTCCACGCCGTACTCCTCGTCGGCGAGGTAGAAGGTCAGGAACTTCCCGCCGCGGTCCTGCGCCGCGGCGGGGGAAGCAGTCATGCTCATCGCGAATCGTCTCCGGCTCAGATGGTGGCGTGACGGCGGTCCGCGCGCGCACGGCCGCGCGGGCCGGCACGATCCGCCACGAAGACGTTGCGGGCGACGGGCACGTGGTCATCGTGGTCCTCGACGACGCTCGCGCGCACGCCGGCCGACGCGTCCGCATCCAGGCGGAAGCCGGCGACCACGTCCTGCAGCGTCTTCGCCTGCGCCGAGAGCTCCTCGGCAGCGGCGGCGCTCTCCTCGGCGTTCGCGGCGGTGTGCTGCGTGACGCCGTTCATCTCGCCCAGCGCGTCGGTGATCTGCCGCACGCCCGACGTCTGCTGCTCGGCCGCCGCGGTGATCTCGGTGACGACCTGCGTCGTGCGCGCCACGCGGCGCGTGACCTCCTCGAACTCGGCCGCCACTTCCTGCCCGAGGCGCACGCCGCCGTCCACGCGCTGCGCGCTCTCCTCGATCAGCGTGGCCGTGTTGCGCGCCGCCTCGGCGCTGCGGAGCGCGAGCGCACGGACCTCCTCGGCGACGACCGCGAAGCCGCGCCCCGCGTCGCCCGCACGCGCGGCTTCGACCGCGGCGTTGAGCGCGAGCAGGTTCGTCTGGAACGCGATCTCGTCGATCGTGCGGATGATCTTCGCGGTCTGGTCGGCCGAGCTCTTGATCGCGCCCAGCGCGGTGCCGAGCGCGGTCATCTTTTCGGCGCCCGCCGACGCGCCGCTCTGCGTCGCGGTGGCGAGGTCGCGCGCCTCGCGCGCGTTCTCCGCCGTGCGCTCGGCCATCGCGTTCAGCTCCTGCACGCTGGCGGCGATCTCCTCGAGCGACGCGGCCTGCTCGCTCGCGCCCTGCGCCAGCGCCTCGCTGCCGCCGGCGATCTGCCCGCCGGCCGCGGACACCTGCTCGCTCGCCGCACCGACCTCGCGCAGCGCGTCCGCCAGCGCGTCGACGGCGCCGTTCAGCGCTTCCTTCACGCGCGCATGGTCGCCGACGTACGCACCCTGCACGCGCGCCGTCAGGTCGCGCTTCGCGAGGCGCTCGAGCACCGCCGTCGACTCCTGCATCGGCTCGACGACGGCGTCGAGCGTCGCGTTCACGCCACCGACCAGGCGCGCGAAGGCGCCCTCGAAGCGGCTGGCGTCGCCGCGCACCTCCAGCTGGCCCGCGTGCGCCGCGCCGGTGAGCGTCTCGACCTCGGCGCAGACGGTGCCGACCGTGTCGCGCATGCGACGGAATGCGGTGCCGAGGACGTCGTGCTCGCCGCGCACCGGCACGTCGGCGGAGAGATCGCCACTGGCGACGCTGCCGGCCGCCGTCGCGAGCGCGCGCTGCGTCGTCACGAGGGCCGTGTACGCCGACGCCAGCTGCCCGATCTCGTCACGGCCGGTGACGGGCGCCTCGTGCCGCGTGTCGCCCTCGGCGAGCGCGCCCAGGCGCTCGGCCACGGCGCGCACCGGACGGGCGATCGCGCGCGTCAGCAGCATGCCGAACAGGACGCTCAGCATCACCGCGACGAGCACCGTCACGCCGATGAGCCAGCGCGCCCGCTCGTACGTGGCCTTCGCGGCGTCGCGCGCCGTGGCCGCGCCGTGCTGGCCGAGCGCGATCTCCGCCTCGAGCGCGACGGTGGACGAGTTCGCGTTCGGCTGGACGCCGGCGAGCGACGCCTTCGCGCTCTCCTTGTCGAGCCGGCGCGAGGCCTCGAAGATGGTCGGCACCGCCGCGGTGTACGTGCCCCACTCCGAGGTGAAGCGCTCGAAGAGGACGCGCTCCGAGTCGCTCGCGATCATCGGCTGGTAGCGCTTGCGGGCGGCGTCGAGCGAGTCGCTCGCGGTCTTCACCTTCGCCTCGATGGGGGCGAGCTTCGTCGTGTCCTGCTCGATGAGGTGGTCGCGCAGCGCGATGCGATACGTCAGGAACCACTTGCGCGTGGTCGCCAGCGTGGTGACGCGGACCAGCCACTGGTCGGCCACCTCGACGGTGGAGCCGTTCACGGTGGCGAGCTGCTTGAGCGCGAAGCCGCCGAGACCGGCGACGACGACGGCGAGCGCGCCGAACGTCAGCGCGAGCTTGCGGCCGAGCCGCAGGTCGGAGAAGAAGCGCATGGAAGGGCCTATGAGGAGGCGGTGCGGGCGGCGTCGCGGCATCGCGCGACGCGCCGTCGTCACCAGGAGGTCTGGACGTTCAGCAGGAGCTGCGACGCGCGGGGCGCGAGGTGGCCGTGGAACGAGCGCACCTGATAGTCGATCTGCACGGCCGAGTTGCTGCCGCCGAGCGCGAGGTTGACGCCACCGAGGACGTCGGTCGCGCGCGCGGTCGCGGCGGAGGACTCGTTGTGCGTGTCCGGATCCCAGACGTCGTAGCGCGCGACCAGGTCGACGCCGCGCCGCGCGCGCACGCTCGTGAGGCCGTAATAGCCCGCACGGTGCGTCGCGCCGTCGGTGCCGGACATGAACTCGGAGCGTGCGACGATGGGGCCGGCGGCGTACTGCGCCTCGGCGCCGAGGCGATCGCGGCGCGCGTAGTCCGCGCTCGGGCGACCGCCGTACACGCCCGACGCACCGACCTGCAGCCCCGGGACGAGCGCGCGGAGCACGACGCGCCCGGCGAGCGACTTCTGGTCGTTGCGATCGATGCCGTTCTGCGACTCGCCGCTGCCGTTGAAGGCGCCGACCGAGTAGTCGACGTGGCCGAGCGTCGAGCCGCGCACCAGCACGCCGACGTCGCGCACGTCACCGAAGGCGCCGCCGCGCGCGCGGTCCGCGGCGAACATCGGCCGCTCCACCGTCTCCAGGCGTCCGCTGCCCTGCATGCCCGCGAAGCTGAGCGGGACCTTGGTCTGGCCGACGTCGATCGAGATGCCGGCCGGCGCGTGCACCGTGACCATGGCATCCTGCAGGATCTGGCTCGCGAGATTCACCGTCTCGTCGGCGAGGACGCGCTGGCCGTTGACCGTCACGTACGTGGGCGTCACGGAGAGCGCCTTCGCCGCGTCGATGCCGAGCGCCCAGCCGACGCGCCGACCGAGGTCGCCGTTGAGGCGGAGCTCCGCGCGACGCAGCCGGAACGAGCTCCGGCTGGACGTCGTGTGCGTCATGTACCAGGCCTGGAGCAGGCCGTTGATCCGGATCGTGCCCGCGCCCGGGAGCAGCGTCGGCTGGGCGGGCGCCGCGGGAGCGGGCGCGCGGCGCGTCGTGGTGTCGCGCGCGGTCGTGTCGCGCGCGGTCGTGTCGCGCGGAGCCGTGCCGTCCTTCGGCGCGGCGCGGCTGGTGTCCGGGCTGGCCGCCGGCGAGTGCTGCGCGAGCTGCGTCGGGCGCGGCTCGGGCCGCGACTGCGCGGGGGCGGCCGACGCGGCGAGGCACGTGGCCGCCCCGAGGAGGGACAGGCGAAGGGCGTTGGACATGGGGGGCGTCCGGAAGGGGAACGCTGCGGGCCGGCGCCGGGTGGGAACGGCGGGAGACGCAGGGCGCGCCGGGGGCCGACCGGCCATGCGCGCAGGGGAGGGGGGAGAGCCAGGGATCGGCTCAAGCCCGAGTCTCGGACTCCCGGATGACAGCCAATACCATGAAGCCCGATACGATTTCTTCACGGAGCGGCGGCGCCGGCGAGGGAGTGTCGGGTCACGTGCCCGGTCTGCGTATCGGAGGGCATGCGACGACCGTCCGGCCCGGCCCGGCGGAGACGGCCCGCGCTTGACCGTGCCGCCCGGCGACCGGATCGTGGAGCGTCGTTGGTGGCTGCCCCGATGTCCGCACACGCCGATTCCCGGGAGGGATCATGGACGCCAGCCGTCGCGAGTTCCTGGGCCAGTGCAGCGCCGCCGCGCTGACGCTCGCCGCCGTGCCCCACGCGCTCGCCGCCGCCCCCGTCGGCGTGCCCGCACGCCGTGCCGCGGGCGCGCCGGACTGGGACACCAGCTGGACGAAGCGCATCACCGGCAAGCACCGCGCGGTGTTCGACGTGCCGGAGATCGAGAGCGGCTACGGCGTCTGGCGCGCCTCCATCTGGGCCAACCAGTACCAGCAGGTGCTCGGCGCCGCGCCGAAGGACATCGCGACCGTCGTCGTGCTGCGGCACAACGGGATCTCGCTCGCGATGCAGCAGAAGTTCTGGGACCGCTACGGCGTGCCGCGCGCGCTGCCGGTGATCCACCCGGTGAGCGAGAAGCCGACCGACCGCAATCCCGTGCTGCTCGCGTCGTCGCGCGGCGAGGTGCCGGCGGCGTACGATGCGCTGGCGCTGGACCAGGCGATCGCGCGCGGCGTGATCGTGCTGGCGTGCAACCTCGCGTTCGAGGATCCGATCGCGCTCGTCGTCGCGAAGGACGGCGCGACGCCCGAGGCCGCGCGGAAGACCGCGCTCGACCACCTGGTGCCGGGCGTCATCATGCAGCCGTCGGGCGTGTTCGCGACGGTGCTGGCGCAGGAGAGCGGCTGCGCCTACGTGCGCGCCAGCTGAGGGGAGGCGGCGTCCCGCGTCCGACGCCGTCGTACGGCCACGTCCGACGCAGGTCGCGCCGCGGTCCGACAGACACGGGGAGGCCGGCCCCCGAGATTCTCCACCGTCACCCTTGCCGATGGAGAGTCCCGTGAGCCGGCTGCCCCACCACGCGCTGCTCGAGAACAACCGCCGCTGGGTCCGCGAGCGCACCGCCGAGGACCCGGAGTTCTTCCGCCGCCGCGCGGCGCGCCACGAGCCCCGCTACCTGTGGATCGGCTGCTCGGACGCGCGCGTGCCGGCGGACGTCATCACCGGCACCGAGCCGGGCGAGATGTTCGTGCACCGCAACATCGCGAACCAGGTCGTGCCCGGCGACGCCAACCTGCTCGCGGTGCTCCAGTACGCGGTGGAGGCGCTGGGCGTGCAGGACGTCATCGTCTGCGGCCACGAGGAGTGCGGCGGCGTGAAGGCCGCCCTCGGCGCGGCGGCGCCGCCGGCGGTGGACCAGTGGCTGATGCACGTGCGCACGGTCGCGCGCCTGCACGACGAGGAGCTGCAGGCGCTCCCGCCCGGCGACGCGCGCATCGTGCGGCTGGTCGAGCTGAACGTGCGCGAGCAGGTCTACAACCTCAGTCGCACGCCGGTCGTGCAGCGCGCGTGGGCGCGCGGCCAGACGCTGCGGATCCACGGACTGGTGTACGGGCTCCACGAGGGGCTGCTGCGCGACACGGGCGTCACGATGGACGGGAGCCCGCTGATCGGGAGCGCGCCCATCGGCGCGCCGAGCGGCGCCCCGAACGCGCTGCCGGGCCTGCGCCACCGCCAGGTCGAGGAGCTCCGGGCCGGCTGAGGCCCGCGCCCGCGGGCCGCGCGCGGCCCGCGGGCGCGGCCCGCGGTGTACCATTCGCGGAGGGACGGCGCGCCGGGATGCGCCCGGCGCGCCCCTCCACGGCCGGACGCCGGCCGTATCGCCGATCGTCGTCCGTCGTGAGCACCTCCTCCGCCTCCGCCGCACCACGCGCCGCGACCGCCGCGCGCGTCACCGTCCCGTCCGCGCCCGTGGTGCCCGCCACCGCGCCGGCGCGCCACGGGTGGCGCCGCGCGCTGCTCGAGGCGCCGCTGCTCCGCAAGCTCGTGCTCGCGGACCTGGTGATCAACGTCTCGGCGTTCTTCGTGATGCGCGAGGCGCGGCAGGCGTGGGCGAACGAGATCATGCTGGCGTCGCTGATGGTGACGCTGGTGCTGAACGCGCTGCTGGTGTACTGGGCGCTGCTGCCGCTGCGCGCGCTGGAGGCGACGGCGCGCCGCGTGTCCGCCGGCGACCTCGCGGCGCGCGTGC
This is a stretch of genomic DNA from Roseisolibacter agri. It encodes these proteins:
- a CDS encoding HAMP domain-containing methyl-accepting chemotaxis protein → MRFFSDLRLGRKLALTFGALAVVVAGLGGFALKQLATVNGSTVEVADQWLVRVTTLATTRKWFLTYRIALRDHLIEQDTTKLAPIEAKVKTASDSLDAARKRYQPMIASDSERVLFERFTSEWGTYTAAVPTIFEASRRLDKESAKASLAGVQPNANSSTVALEAEIALGQHGAATARDAAKATYERARWLIGVTVLVAVMLSVLFGMLLTRAIARPVRAVAERLGALAEGDTRHEAPVTGRDEIGQLASAYTALVTTQRALATAAGSVASGDLSADVPVRGEHDVLGTAFRRMRDTVGTVCAEVETLTGAAHAGQLEVRGDASRFEGAFARLVGGVNATLDAVVEPMQESTAVLERLAKRDLTARVQGAYVGDHARVKEALNGAVDALADALREVGAASEQVSAAGGQIAGGSEALAQGASEQAASLEEIAASVQELNAMAERTAENAREARDLATATQSGASAGAEKMTALGTALGAIKSSADQTAKIIRTIDEIAFQTNLLALNAAVEAARAGDAGRGFAVVAEEVRALALRSAEAARNTATLIEESAQRVDGGVRLGQEVAAEFEEVTRRVARTTQVVTEITAAAEQQTSGVRQITDALGEMNGVTQHTAANAEESAAAAEELSAQAKTLQDVVAGFRLDADASAGVRASVVEDHDDHVPVARNVFVADRAGPRGRARADRRHATI
- a CDS encoding porin — encoded protein: MSNALRLSLLGAATCLAASAAPAQSRPEPRPTQLAQHSPAASPDTSRAAPKDGTAPRDTTARDTTARDTTTRRAPAPAAPAQPTLLPGAGTIRINGLLQAWYMTHTTSSRSSFRLRRAELRLNGDLGRRVGWALGIDAAKALSVTPTYVTVNGQRVLADETVNLASQILQDAMVTVHAPAGISIDVGQTKVPLSFAGMQGSGRLETVERPMFAADRARGGAFGDVRDVGVLVRGSTLGHVDYSVGAFNGSGESQNGIDRNDQKSLAGRVVLRALVPGLQVGASGVYGGRPSADYARRDRLGAEAQYAAGPIVARSEFMSGTDGATHRAGYYGLTSVRARRGVDLVARYDVWDPDTHNESSAATARATDVLGGVNLALGGSNSAVQIDYQVRSFHGHLAPRASQLLLNVQTSW
- a CDS encoding KGG domain-containing protein, whose translation is MAGNANGNTNGNGGKSKRGFASMDANRQREIASKGGRAAHAKGTAHEWSSDEARVAGQKGGIAVSRDRAHMAAIGREGGESRSRASRIQREQQRGGVSPDREMQRMVSRETSSPSDRGQSGGSGLRQNTSTDARDLDAR
- a CDS encoding SDR family oxidoreductase, coding for MPAQHQEEPGLEADLTLRPQYEAPSYRAAGKLHGKAALITGGDSGIGRAVAVLYAREGADVAIVYLPVEQRDADETKRAVEAEGRRCVLIAGDVTDAAFCREAVERTVRELGKLDILVNNAAHQKDKESIADITDEEFEKTFRTNIFAYFWFARAALPHLRPGSSIINTGSVTGLEGSKTLLDYSATKGAIHAFTKSLAQQLVERKIRVNCVAPGPVWTPLNPQSKPAEQVAEFGKDTPMKRPAQPEEMAPAFVFFASTADSSYITGEVLALLGGETTAG
- a CDS encoding carbonic anhydrase; this translates as MSRLPHHALLENNRRWVRERTAEDPEFFRRRAARHEPRYLWIGCSDARVPADVITGTEPGEMFVHRNIANQVVPGDANLLAVLQYAVEALGVQDVIVCGHEECGGVKAALGAAAPPAVDQWLMHVRTVARLHDEELQALPPGDARIVRLVELNVREQVYNLSRTPVVQRAWARGQTLRIHGLVYGLHEGLLRDTGVTMDGSPLIGSAPIGAPSGAPNALPGLRHRQVEELRAG
- a CDS encoding chemotaxis protein CheW → MTASPAAAQDRGGKFLTFYLADEEYGVEILKVQEIIGLQPITRVPRTPAFIRGVINLRGKVIPIMDLRERFGMASAAEALAGATEAEVAAAEAVRCIIVVEVVGPTGRAVPVGIVVDRVSEVSAIAGAEIEDAPSFGSGVRTEYLLGLGKSQGRVKLLLDIDRVLAADELGALTVEIDG